The Thermasporomyces composti region GCGTGCACGACGTGCGGTGGTGCGTCCCACGGGGACGGCCTGGCCGCGAGGTGGATCAGACCCTCACAGCCGGCCAACCGAGCGCGCAGAGCGTCGTAGTCGGTGACGTCCACAGCGGTGACCGGGAGCGAGGCCGAGGTCCGAGCGGCCGGTTCGGCCACCTTGTCGAGCGCGACGACCTCGTGTCCTTCCGCCGCTGCGGCCGCGACCACGGCCCGGCCGAGTCGTCCACTGGCACCAGTGACGGCGATACGCACCCGCCCACCCCTCTGTGTCTTCGCCTCGGTGTCCCTGTCGGTGTCGCTGTCGGTGTCGGTGTCGCTGTCGGTGTCGCGGCGTTGCCGTGGTGTCGCCCTGTCCTCGCGGTCGACGACCGGGATCGCTTCGCGCTCGGTTCCCTCAGGGCGTCGGAACACGGCCGTGGACCGCGAGCCCGCACGCATCATCCCTGATCCCGCACGAGCGGTCGCGCCGACGGCCGAGGTTGGTCGCCCCTCGACGGCGAGACGGCGGCTCAGCCTTCGCCACGGAGCCGGGCGAGGAGGTCGTCCAGCTCCTCCGGCTTGACCAGGACGTCTCGCGCCTTCGATCCCTCGCTCGGTCCGACGACGCCCCGGCTCTCCAGGATGTCCATGAGCCGGCCGGCCTTGGCGAACCCCACCCGCAGCTTGCGCTGCAGCATCGATGTCGAGCCGAACTGGGTGGAGACGACGAGCTCGGCGGCCTGCAGCACGAGGTCCAGGTCGTCACCGATGTCGTCGTCGATCTCCTTCTTCGTCGCCGCCGACGCGGTGACGTCCTCGCGGTAGTTGGGCTGGAGCTGGCTCTTGCAGTGCTGGACGATCTTGCGGATCTCGGCCTCGCTGACCCACGCGCCCTGGATGCGGATGGGTTTGCTCGCGCCCATCGGAAGGAAGAGCCCATCACCTTGCCCGACGAGCTTCTCCGCGCCTGGCTGGTCGAGGATGACGCGGCTGTCGGCCATGCTCGACGTGGCGAACGCCAACCGGGACGGCACGTTGGCCTTGATCAACCCGGTCACCACGTCGACCGACGGGCGCTGGGTGGCGAGGACCAGGTGGATGCCGGCGGCCCGGGCCAGCTGAGTGATCCGGACGACGGAGTCCTCGACGTCGCGCGGCGCGACCATCATGAGGTCGGCCAGCTCGTCGACGATGACGAGCAGGTAGGGATAGGGCGCGAGGACTCGTTCACTGCCCGGCGGCGGAGTGATCTTGCCGGTACGGACGGCCTTGTTGAAGTCGTCGATGTGCCGGAAGCCGAAGGCCGCGAGGTCGTCGTACCGGCGGTCCATCTCGGACACCACCCACTGCAGCGCCTCGGCGGCCTTCTTCGGGCTGGTGATGATGGGCGTGATGAGGTGGGGGATGCCGTCGTAGGCCGACAGCTCGACCCGCTTCGGGTCGACCAGGATCATGCGCACCTCGTCCGGCGTGGAGCGCATGAGGATCGAGCAGATCATCGAGTTGATGAAGCTCGACTTACCGGAGCCCGTGGCGCCGGCCACCAGCAGGTGCGGCATCTTGGCGAGGTTGGCGACGACGAAACCGCCCTCGACGTCCTTCCCGAGGCCGACCACCATCGGGTGCGAGTCCCGACGGGCGACTGACGAGCGCAGGACGTCTCCGAGACTGACGATCTCCTTGTCGGGGTTCGGGATCTCGACGCCGATCGCCGACTTGCCGGGGATGGGCGACAGGATGCGGACCTCGTTGCTGGCCACCGCGTAGGCGATGTTCTTGCTCAAGGCGGTGACCTTCTCGACCTTGACCGCGGGACCGAGCTCGACCTCGTAGCGGGTCACGGTGGGACCGCGGGTGTAGCCCGTCACCTGCGCGTCGATCTCGAACTGCTCCAGCACCTCGGTGAGCCGCTCGACGATCTTGTCGGAGGCCTTCGTCCGAGGCTTGTGCGGCGACCCAGGAGCCAGCAGGTCGCTCGGTGGGAGAACGTACGTCACGTCACCCGACAGCGCCAGCTGCTCGACCCGTTGCGGGAGAGGTGAGTGCGGCGGAGGTTCCGGTGCCTTGGCCCCCTTGTCGGCGTCCGCCGGATCTGGTGCGGCGTCGACCGTCGCGCGCGCCTCGGTGCCGGACGCGTCGGCGCCGGTCGACCGGGCGCGTTGCGCCTCCTTGCCGGCCAGCACCGGGCTGTCGTACGGCAGGTCGCCGCCGACCGCGTCGTCGGACCCGCCTTGCGTCATGGCGCCGATCCGTCGGCGTGGCCGGGACCGACGCAGCGGCTGAGTCCGCTTGGCGTCCTCGTCGACCAACGTGTCGCCGTTCGCCGAGGAACCGGCCGAGCCAGGGTGGCGGATCCTCGTGTAGAAGTCGTGCACCCGGCTCGACAGCGCGTGCAAGGGAGTGCCGCCCAGGACGAGCACGCCGAAGAGCGTCAACAGCACCAGCAGGGGCGCCGCGACGTACGGCGTGAGCAGATCGGCCGGAAGCGAGGCCATGACGTACCCGATCGCTCCCCCAGCCGGCTCCAGGCTCTCGACCCCGTTCGTCGGGCGCGGGATGCCGTGCCGGATGTGGATGAGCCCCAGCGATCCGCCCAACACCGACAGCCAGCCGATGAGCTGACGTCCGCCGGGTCCGTCGCGGTCCGGATGACGAAGGGTCCGCCAGGCGACCACGAGGAGCAGCAACGGCATCGCCCAGCTCAACGTGCCGACACTGCCGGACACGATGCTCCGTACGACCTCGCCGACCCGGTTGGGCATCTGCCACCAGACCGACGCCGCGACGATCACCGCGACTCCGAGGACCAGCAGACCGACGCCGTCCCGACGGACCTCGGGGTCGACCTCCTCGGTGCCGGAGCCGAGCCGGCGCACGATGCCGCCGACGAGATGGGCGAGACCGAGCCACACGCCGACGACGAGGCGGGCCAGCGCGACACCCGCCCGACTGACCACGCCACTGCCCAAGGGCCGAGGTGGCGGGCGGCGAGCCTGAGGGCGGCGGGTGGCGCCACGGGTCTTGGTCGCGGTCGCCCTGGTGCGGGCGGAACTGGTGGTGCGTGCCTGCCCCCGGCCTACGGACGACGACGTACGGGGCGACATGACTAGTGAGCGTACGGGATCGCCGCTGCGGGCTCACGTCTCACACGCCGTCGCGGCCGAGGGCCCGGGATCGGACGTCACCCGGCGGATCCGGCGTGGTCGCGAGCGTCACCGAGGGGCTCGACGTACGTCAGCTCACGGCCAGCTCACGGCTCGTCAGCTCACGTCAGGTCACCGTTGGGAGCAGGAGTCCTGTCGGCCAGGAGTCACTGTCCGGAGCACGAGCCACTGCGGGAGCAGATCGCCACCCCTTGATCGTTGCCATGACATCAGCGGACGCTCAGAGCCTCTGGAGCTTCTGACCGACCTCAGCCGGACCACGAGGGAGGACGCACCGGCATGGCCCAGACCGACATCGTTGGGACGACCGAACCGCTGGCGTTGGACGACAGCTTCGTGCAAGACCCCTACGCGGTCTACGAGTGGCTGCGCGACGAGGGACCGGCCCGCAAGGTGCTCCTCCCGAGTGGGTGGGGCGTGTGGGTCGTCACCAGGTACGCGGAGGCTCGCGCTGCCCTCACCGACCCACGTCTGCGCAAGGACAGTCGGGTCCTCCAGCGGTACATGCCGGACGCGGCGCCTCCTGAGGATGACTCCTTGGCCCTGGCTTTGCAGGCCCACATGCTCAACTCGGACCCTCCCGACCACACCCGGCTCCGGAAGCTCGTGGGCAAGGCGTTCACCGCCCGTCGGGTCGCGGCGCTGCGACCGCGGATCGAGGCCATCACCACGGAGCTGCTCGACGCGATGGCGGACCTGGACGACGACCCGGTGGACCTGATCGACCACTTCGCCTTTCCGCTACCGATGACCGTCATCTGCGAGCTGCTCGGCGTCCCCGACGGCGACCGACAGGAGTTCCGCGCCTGGTCGACAACCGTTCTGTCGGACGCTCCGGACCAGGAGGTGCGCGCGGCGTCGACTGCGATGGCGGACTACCTCGTCGACCTGCTCGCGGTGAAACGCGCCAAGCCCGCGGACGACCTGCTCACCGGGCTCATCCAGGCGCGTGACCACGAGGACCGGCTCAACGAGCAGGAGCTCGTGTCCATGGTGTTCGTGCTCCTGGTCGCCGGGCACGAGACGACGGTCAACCTCATCGGCAACGGCACTCTCGCTCTGCTCCGCCACCCCGACCAGCTGGCCCGACTCCGTCAGGACCCGTCGCTCGTTCCGGGGGCCGTCGAGGAGCTGCTGCGCTACAACGGACCGGTCAACCTGGCGACGATGAGGTACACGACCGAGCCGGTCCGACTCGGCGATGTGGAGATCCCGGCCGGGGAGTTCGTCCTGGTCTCCCTCGCGTCCGCGAACCACGACGACCGACGGTTCGCGGACCCGGAGCGGCTGGACATCGGCCGCGAGGCGACGGGTCACCTCGCGTTCGGCCACGGCATCCACTACTGCCTCGGCGCGCCCTTGGCACGTCTGGAGGGGGAGGTCGCCTTCCGTCAGCTTTTCGACCGCTTCCCCGGCCTCCGGCTCGCCGCCGCGCCTGCGGAGCTGCGCTGGCGGAACAGCACGCTGATCCGCGGGTTGGTTCGCCTGCCCGTCCACCTGGCCTGATCGCGCCCCGCGGGCAACCTGCCTCGCGAGCAACCCGCCCCGTGGCACGCCGGCCACGGGTGGGCAGGACCACGGTGTGGCGCGCGCCGGCGCGGATGATGATCGACACAGAGGATGATCGGGGAGTGGGTGACGACCCCCTCTCCACCAACGAGTCGAAGGAGCCTCGTGACCGCGGACCCACTCGTGTCACACCTCCGCGCCGCCCGCGCGGCGCGCGCGTTCTCCGGCGCCGCCTGGTCGGTCGGCACCGCGGACGGACCGGTGAGTCGGGGTGTCGTGGGCACCCTGTCCTGGGATGGTCCGCCCGTCGCCGACGACACCCTCTGGGACCTCGCGTCGCTCACCAAGCCGATTGTCGGGCTCGCCGTCATGGCGCTGCTCGAGCGAGGACGGATCGCCCTCAGCGACTCGGTCGAGATGCACCTGCCGGACTATGCCGGGACCGAGGTAGGCGGTGTGACGGTCTGGCACCTGCTGACCCACACCGGCGGAGTGCCCGGGCACCAGCCGCTGTGGCGAACGCACTCGAACCGGTCGGGCATGCTCCGTGCGCTCCGCGAGCTGCGCCTGCAGAGTCCGCCGGGCACGCGGGTCGCCTACTCCTCCCCCGGTTTCATGATCCTCGGACTGGTCGCCGAGGCCGCGGCCGACCAACCGCTTGACGAGCTCGTCCGCCAGACGGTCACCGAACCGGTGGGGATGCCGGACACCGGGTTCAACCCTCCGCGCGACCGGTGGGCGCGGACCGCCGCCACCGAACGGTGTCCGTGGCGGGGGCGGGTCGTGCAGGGCACCGTGCACGACGAGAACGCCCACGTCTTCGGCGGTGTGGCCGGGCACGCCGGGCTGTTCTCCTCCCTCGGCGACATGGAGCGGCTCGCGCTCGCTCTGCTGCGTGGTGGCCGGACGGAGGCTGGTCGTCTCCTGGACGCCCACACGCTCCACGTCATGACCAGCCCGGCCACCGATCACCTCAACGAGCGACGGTCGTTGGCCTGGCAAGGAGTCGACCGGCTCGCGGCGGCTCCGGGCGACCTGCTCAGCGCCCGCGCCTACGGGCACACCGGCTTCACGGGGACGAGCGTGTGGGTGGACCCGGAGCTGGACTTCTACGCGGTACTGCTCACCAACCGCGTCCACCCGACCCGGGACTCGCCGCAGATCGCGACGGTTCGGGCGAGGTTCCACAACCTCGCCGTCCTGCGGACCCGACGTCAGCCCTGACGGAAGACCAGCCGAGCGGTTCGGTACAGCGACGCCACCTGCCAGGCCACGACGATCAGCGTGGCCAGGCCGACCAGGCTGACCGGGGTCGATGCCGCCATCATGTCGAGCGCCCGGGCCGGGGTGAGCAGGTTCATCGCCACCGAGCTCGCCACGACGGACGCCACGGCGACACCGCACACGGCGACGAGGGCGACGACGACGGGACGGACCGGCCGGCGTCGCCGTGCGGTCCAGGTCACCGAGGCGAGTCCCGCGACACCGCCCAGCGCACCGAGGATGCCGAACCCGTCGGTCAGCGTCGACAGCAGGCTGACCAGCCGGCTCGACGGCTCGGATGGCGACATCGCCGCGCCGGCCGGTGGCCACAGGCGCCAGGAGAGCATCCAGGCCAGCGTCAGCGCCGGCATCGAGAGCGCGAAGAGCGTCGCGGTCCGCCCCGCCTGGGCCGCGAGGAGCTCAGGACGATACGCCGCCGCCACGTCAGCAGGTGGGCCGGCGTCGGCGACCGCCCGGCGCTCGGCGTCGTGAGCGGACAGGCCCGCCCTTCGGTACGCGTGTGCGGCGTCGTGCAACCCGTCGGCCAGCTCGGCGAGGACGTCACGACGGAGGCCGCGGGGTCCGGGTAGATCCTTCGCCACCTGGCGCACGTACGCGCTGATGACGCTCACGCGTGGCTCCCGAGGGCCTCGCCAATGACCTTGGTGAAGTGTCCCCACGCGTCCCGCTCCCTGGCCAGGGCGAGCCGTCCAGCGGGGGTGAGCGCGTAGGTGCGCCGCCGCCGTCCGCCGACGACATTCCACTCGCCGCTGATGTACCCGGCCCGCTCGAGTCGGCGCAAGGCCGGGTAGACGCTGCCGGTGGGGGCATCCAGGGCCCCGCCGCTGCGGACCTGGAGCGACTCGATGATGGCATACCCGTGGAGGGGGCCGTCCTCGAGTGCGGCCAAGAGCAGGGCGTCGAGGTGGCCGCGGACGAGGTCGATCTTCACGACTCGCAGCGTAGCCCGTCGAACCGGTCATAACGCGGCCCGAGCGCGAGGTCAGGGTGCGCTCAGGGTTGCCCTGACCGCCGGCCCGGGGCGGGCCAGGGGCGTTCCGGATGCATGCGTAGGCAGCCAACGCATAGGGTCGTCGGCGTTCGTCATGAGGGAGGAGTTGTGACACCCGCCGCTAACCTCGCCGCCGCGGACGCCGTCTCATCCACGCAGTCCCCCACGGGACCGCGCGCCAGCCTGTGGACACTGCGCGTCATCGTGTCCCTCCACGCGCTGTTCGCCCTCGCTCAACCGGTGCTGGCGGGTGCGTACCTCAACGGCGAGTTCGACGCCCTCAGCTACCACGGGATCAACGCGGACCTCGTCATCTTCTTCGACATGGTCCAGTTCGTCGTCGCGGTGATCTACTGCTGGGCCGGGAAGGGCTCGGGTCTGCCGGCTCTCCTCTCCGTCGCGCTGTTCTTCGCCGAGGGTCTGCAGATCGGCATGGGCTACGAGCGCAACCTCTTGATCCACATCCCCCTCGGCGTCGGCATCGTCGTGCTGCAGCTCGCGCTCGCCGTGTGGGTCTGGCGCGCGAAGGCACGGAGACCGAGGAGCTGGGGTTTGCGCGCACGGCCCTCCAAGGCGCGCGCCCAGGCGCGTCCTCGCCCGTAGCGTTCCCCGCCCCGGGCCTCGACCATCGCCGGACTGTCAGCTCACATCGCAGGAAGTGTTCGTGATGACTTCGCCGTTCCGCCACGCCTCCGCGCGGCCCGCCCTCACCCGACGCGGGTTCCTCGGCCTCCTCGGCGCGGCCGGCGCCGCGACCGCCCTCGCCAGCTGCGGGCTCGGCGGGCTGATCGGCCAGACCGCCGAGCTGCTGACCAGCCGGGCTCCCCTGCCGAAGCCGTTCCGGGTGCCGTTGCCGATCCCGCCTGTCAAGCGTCCCGTGCGCAGCGACGGAACCACCGACTACTACGAGATCGTGCAGCGGCCGGCCGAGGTCGAGATCCTTCCAGGGCTGAAGACGCCGATCTTCGGCTACGACGGGATCTTTCCCGGCCCGACCCTGGTGACCCGCAGCGGCCGGCGCACGGTGGTCCGCCACCGCAACGAGCTTCCGGTGCCGGTCGTGGTGCACCTCCACGGTGGCCACACCCCGGCCGACAGCGACGGCTTCGCCACGGACCTCGTGCTGCCGACGAGCGGCTGGCGGCCTCCCCGCCACATGGCCCACGGAGGCGGCGCCATGCTGGGCGACGTCTCCGAGGGCGAGCGGGAGTACGTCTATCCGATGAACCAGCGCGCGGCGACGCTGTGGTACCACGACCACCGGATGGACTTCACCGGTCCCCAGGTCTACCGGGGCCTGGCCGGCATGCACCTGGTTCGGGACGACGAGGAAGAGGCACTTCCCCTTCCGGACGGCGACCGCGACATCCCGCTGATGATCTGCGACCGCGCCTTCGAGGAGGACGGCGCCTTCCGCTACCCCGCGCTCGACCGGAAGCTCTACGACACCCCCGGTGTGCTCCCCGACTACATGGAGGGTGTGCTCGGCGACGTCATCCTCGTCAACGGAGCGCCGTGGCCGGTGCTGGAGGTCGAGGGCGCCCGTTACCGCTTCCGCATCCTCAACGCGTCCAACGCGCGTCGGTACCGCCTCGCCCTCCGGCCGGGTCCCTCGGAGGGAGCTGCGTTCGTCCAGATCGGTGGTGACGGCGGCCTGCTCGAGGCACCGCGCGAGCACGACCACCTCGACATCGCGCCCGCCGAGCGTTTCGACGTGGTCGTGGACTTCTCGGCGTACAAGCCGGGCACCGAGGTGACCATGGTCAACCTGCTGGGCGAGGACTCGACCACCCGGGTCATGCGGTTCCGGGTCGGTCGCCGCGTGCGTGACCACAGCCGGGTACCCGCCAAGCTGTCCACGATCGAGCGCCTCGACCCGGCCAAGGCCGTCCGCACCCGCGAGTGGTGGTTCCGGCGCGGCAGGACCGGCAGCCACAAGGGCTGGACGATCAACGACAAGACGTTCGATCCCCGGCGGATGGACGCCCGACCGAAGCTGGGCGACATCGAGATCTGGCGGTTCGTCACCGACCTGCACCACCCGGTGCACGTCCACTTGGACCCGTTCCAGGTGATCAACCGGGGTGGCCACGCACCGGGCCCGTTCGACGCCGGCTGGAAGGACACGGTGGACGTCCGTCCGGCCGAGCACGTCGAGGTGGTCGTGCGGTTCACCGACTATCGCGGGCCGTACATGCTGCACTGCCACAACCTCGAGCACGAGGACATGGCGATGATGACGAACTTCGAGACGGTGTAGCCGCGCCCTTCGGGACCTCGAGCCGTGTCCTCGAGGGGTGCGAGCCCGCCGCCGGGGTCGTGCGGTCGCGTCCGGGCCCCTGTCACCTACGCGTCAGTCCCACCTACGCGTCACGGTGGTCGCCGTCTCACGCGGTGAAGGCGCGGTGCACCTTGGTGATCGCCGTGGCGATGTCGTCCACGTCCGCGGCGGTGTAGCGCTCGTTCCAGGCGATGACCAGCAGCCGCTTCGCGATGAGCGACTCCGCCACCGGACAGATCCCCTCGTCGTACGACGGGACCTCCCGCGCGGGCGGAACGCACAGCGGGTAGCCCGACGTGCCGTAGGTTTGACGCTCGGCCAGGACCGGCGTCCGGTAGACCGGTCGGGTGAGGTAGCCGCCGTTCGCTGGGATCCCCTCAGCGGCGAGCGCCTTCGCGTAGTCGTGGCACGTGCCGCCCGCTTGGTCCGGGTCGATGATGATCGGGTACTGCCAGTACGACATGCCGCCGTGGTCCGGTGGCGGGGTGATGCCAGCGAGTGGAGCGAGCGCCTTGCTCAGCCGCTCGGCGCCAGCCCGACGGTCGGCGACAACTCCGGCGAGCTTGGGCAGCTGGGCTCGCGCGACCGCCGCCTGCAGCTCGGTCATGCGGTAGTTGACCGACAGGAACAGGTGCGTCCGCTCGTCGGTGTCGCGCGGCCAGCCCTTGTCGGCGAAGAGCCGCATTCGTCGCGCCAGCGCCGCGTCGTCGGTGATGCACAGCCCACCGTCCCCTGCGGTGATGTGCTTGGACTGCTGGAGGCTGAAGCAACCGATGTGGCCGACGGTGCCGGCGAGCCTGCCGTCCGGGCAACGGGTCAGGTACGCCTGGGCGCAGTCCTCGATGAGCATGAGCCCGTGCTCGTCGGCCAGCGCTCGCAAGCTCGCCACCGGCGCTGGCGAGCCGAACAGGTGGACCACCATGATCGCGCGAGTGCGCGAGGTGATGCGCGCGCGAACCGACTCCACGTCGAGGTTGCCGGTCACCGGATCGACGTCGGCGAACACCGGCACGGCGTTCTGCATGAGGATGGGCAGGACCGTGCCGGCGTCGGTGATGGGGGTCGTGATGATCTCGTCGCCGGGCTCCGGGTTGACCGCGGCCACCGCGAGGTGAAGGGCAGCGGTGCCGGAGGTGGACGCCACGGCGTGCGCCACGGAGTAGTAGTCGGCGAACTCCCGCTCGAGTGCCCGCGTCTCGCCTCCGATCGTGGAGTTGAGTTGTCCTGAGGCGATGACGCGACGCAACGCCTCGAGCTCCTCGGCTCCGAGCGTCCGTCCGCTGGCGTTGTTGACGGTCGGGAACGGGGTCGTCCGCACTGGCGCGCCTCCGTCGAGCGCGAGATCGCCTGAGCTCATGCGCCTCCTCCTACCTCGCTCCGTGGCCGTCGTGGCCTGCCCTGGTTGGTCACCCATCCTTATACGGTCTTGACCTAAAGTCGAGCGTGCGTGAAGCTCGCCTCATGGGCCGGCGCCCAGCCCTCGCGCCACACCATCGAGGAGGAGCGATGCGCAACTCCAGACCGCCCCGACCATCCGACCACGTCAACCCCAGCAGACGCGACCTGCTGCGCACCACTGCGCTCGTCGGCGCCGCCGGAGCCCTCACGTCGCTGGGGGTTCCTCCAGCGGTGGCCGATACCGGCACCGCACCGCCCCGCCGACTCTCGGCGACCGTGTCCACCAAACGCGGGTCGACCTACTACACGCCTGCCAAGGTCGCCGCGGCACGACGGAACGTCGCCACCTACGACTGGGCGCGCCAGCTCCGTGACGACGCGGTCACCAGAGCGCAGCGCTACCTCGACAAGGGTGACGAGTGGCTGTGGAGCCTGGTGACCAGCCAGAGCCTCCCGCGCAGCTACGCGGTCAACCAGGACCTGGGCTCGCCCGTCACCGGCCGCGACATCTTCCAGTACGGCAACTACCCGTGGCTTGCCGATCCGTTGAACCGCCCCTGGAAGATCGTCGACCCCAGCAGCGACTACGTCTTCCCCACCAACGACTTCGCCGCCTACTACGCCAGCGGGCTCGACGAGCACGGCCTGTTCGACCCCGCTCGCGCGGACCGCAGCCTGCTGGTCAACGAGCTCTATCCCGAGCGTGGGCCCACGTGGGGCGTCGACGACGGCTTCGGCTGGGTCGACGAGGACGGCAACAAGTGGACGTTCATCGCCTACTACCACCACTGGCACCTGTGGTACAGCGGCACACCCACCGCGGAGGCGGCGATCGCGTACGCGTTGCGGTCGTTCCGGGACGCATTCCTCTACACCGGCGACCTGACGTACGCCCACGCCGGGCTCATCCTGCTCGACCGGATCGCCGACATCTACCCGGCGATGGACGCCTCCGCCTACAAGCGGGAGGACGGCTACCTGCAGTCGGACGGCCTGTCCGGCCAGGGCAAGATCCTCGGCTGCATCTGGGAGACCAGCCTGGCGAAGGACTTCATCACCGCCTACGACGCGTTCTTCCCCGCGATCGCGACCGCTGACGACGCGAACGTGGTGCCGTTCCTGTCGGCCAAGGCCGAGCAGTACGGCCTTCCCCCGAAGGACTCGATCGAGGCGATCAAGACCAACATCGAGGACAACATCCTGCGGGTGGCGTTGGAGGCGGTCCCGCGTGCCCAGATCCGGGGCAACTTCGGCTCCCACCAGGCGACGGCCGCGATGGCCGCGGTCGTGCTCGATTCCCCGACCGAGTCGAAGGAGTGGATCGACTGGGTCTTCCAAAGCGGACAGTACATTCCGCCGGACCAGATCACGGGCGGCAACGTCTACGCGACACTGGTCAACGACGTCGACCGTGACGGGTTCGGTAACGAGGCGTCCCCTGGATACAACTACGGGTGGATCAGCCAGCTGGCCGGTGTCGCTGACGCCCTCGCCGACTACGACGGCTACGCGGGCGCCGACCTGTACCAGCACCCCAAGTACGCCCAGATGATCGCCGCCCTGCCGGCGCTCGTCATGCTGAACCGCTACCTGCCACCGATCGGCGACACCTTGGCCACGGGACAGCCAGGCCTGCCGGGGACGGCCCAGCAGTACACGACCTACTTCGAACGGTACGGTGACCCGGTCTTCGCGCAGATGGCGTACCTGTCCAACGGCGAGTCGGTGGAAGGCCTCTACTCCAGCGTCTTCGCCGAGGTCGCCGACACCCAGGAGCGCATCGCGGCGATCGTGGAACGCGAGGGTCCTCTCGCGTTGCCGAGCGTCAACCTCACCGGCTACGGCTTCGCAGCGCTGCGGTCGGGCACCGGCCGCCACATGAGAGGCATCTGGACCTACTACGGCCGCAACCGCGGCCACGGGCACGCCGACGCGCTCAACCTCGGCATGCACGGCTTCGGCGTCGACCTGTTGCCCGATCTCGGCTACCCGGAGTTCGCGGACAACAACGCGCGCCGGCACGAGTGGACCGCGAACACCGTCGCCCACAACA contains the following coding sequences:
- a CDS encoding heparinase II/III domain-containing protein, with the translated sequence MRNSRPPRPSDHVNPSRRDLLRTTALVGAAGALTSLGVPPAVADTGTAPPRRLSATVSTKRGSTYYTPAKVAAARRNVATYDWARQLRDDAVTRAQRYLDKGDEWLWSLVTSQSLPRSYAVNQDLGSPVTGRDIFQYGNYPWLADPLNRPWKIVDPSSDYVFPTNDFAAYYASGLDEHGLFDPARADRSLLVNELYPERGPTWGVDDGFGWVDEDGNKWTFIAYYHHWHLWYSGTPTAEAAIAYALRSFRDAFLYTGDLTYAHAGLILLDRIADIYPAMDASAYKREDGYLQSDGLSGQGKILGCIWETSLAKDFITAYDAFFPAIATADDANVVPFLSAKAEQYGLPPKDSIEAIKTNIEDNILRVALEAVPRAQIRGNFGSHQATAAMAAVVLDSPTESKEWIDWVFQSGQYIPPDQITGGNVYATLVNDVDRDGFGNEASPGYNYGWISQLAGVADALADYDGYAGADLYQHPKYAQMIAALPALVMLNRYLPPIGDTLATGQPGLPGTAQQYTTYFERYGDPVFAQMAYLSNGESVEGLYSSVFAEVADTQERIAAIVEREGPLALPSVNLTGYGFAALRSGTGRHMRGIWTYYGRNRGHGHADALNLGMHGFGVDLLPDLGYPEFADNNARRHEWTANTVAHNTVVVDASKQQSHWVGQPHGFAATEDVQLFDIAAPEVYPQTSLYRRVSILVKVDEENSYVVDVFRVVGGQQHHFSFHAAEGPVTTDGLTLVPQETGSYAGPDIEPPPDNAPPRPDASGFDWLSNVSRDTAPPSTFSVDWSVKDTWNVHDPDPDLHVRLTMLTEVDEVALCDGIPPRNKPGNPASLRYVIARRAGENLASQFVSLVEPYVGQRYVREVTTVPIRAVNGTVADHEVAAVKVTLTNGRVDYIVSSLKTDVLLRVDDTFMFRGSVGVYSTRDGRVQYAFGHDASMVGPLPRMQGAPAVVGTVTDFTLELSSSNSLTLRLTEEGPAPDALVDSYVYVENDGVRNAVYRVVGARYDGPDTLVLDIGPTTTIRGYVDPNDFDKGYTYDVEVGQTARIPLTRQWRR